A stretch of Bos indicus isolate NIAB-ARS_2022 breed Sahiwal x Tharparkar chromosome 24, NIAB-ARS_B.indTharparkar_mat_pri_1.0, whole genome shotgun sequence DNA encodes these proteins:
- the CHMP1B gene encoding charged multivesicular body protein 1b produces MSNMEKHLFNLKFAAKELGRSAKKCDKEEKAEKAKIKKAIQKGNMEVARIHAENAIRQKNQAVNFLRMSARVDAVAARVQTAVTMGKVTKSMAGVVKSMDATLKTMNLEKISALMDKFEHQFETLDVQTQQMEDTMSSTTTLTTPQGQVDMLLQEMADEAGLDLNMELPQGQTGSVGTSVASAEQDELSQRLARLRDQV; encoded by the coding sequence ATGTCCAACATGGAGAAACACCTGTTCAACTTAAAGTTCGCGGCCAAAGAACTGGGCAGGAGTGCTAAAAAATGCGACAAGGAGGAAAAGGCCGAAAAGGCCAAGATTAAAAAGGCCATTCAGAAGGGCAATATGGAAGTTGCGAGGATTCACGCCGAGAACGCGATTCGCCAGAAGAACCAGGCAGTGAATTTCTTGAGGATGAGCGCGCGGGTGGACGCGGTGGCCGCCAGGGTCCAGACGGCCGTGACGATGGGCAAGGTGACCAAGTCGATGGCCGGAGTGGTTAAGTCGATGGACGCGACGTTGAAGACCATGAACCTCGAGAAGATCTCCGCCCTGATGGACAAGTTCGAGCACCAGTTCGAGACGCTGGACGTTCAGACGCAGCAGATGGAGGACACGATGAGCAGCACGACGACGCTGACCACTCCCCAGGGCCAGGTGGACATGCTGCTGCAGGAAATGGCAGACGAGGCCGGCCTCGACCTCAACATGGAGCTGCCGCAGGGCCAGACCGGCTCCGTGGGGACGAGCGTAGCCTCGGCCGAGCAGGACGAGCTGTCCCAGAGGTTGGCCCGCCTGCGGGACCAGGTGTGA